From Bradyrhizobium symbiodeficiens, the proteins below share one genomic window:
- a CDS encoding exodeoxyribonuclease III encodes MKIATFNINNVNRRLPNLLAWLRAAKPDVVALQELKASDGEFPAAAIEKAGYGAVWRGQKTWNGVAILARNAEPILTRDRLPGRPGDLEARYIEAAVRGIIVTSIYLPNGNPQPGPKFDYKLDWFARLKRHARSFIKQDLPVVLAGDYNVAPTEIDIYPTRSWDKDALVQPKSRAAYASLVEQGWCDAIRELHPEKRVYTFWDYKRNRWPRDAGLRLDHLLLSPALVSRLTKAGVDKKVRGEDGASDHAPAWVVLR; translated from the coding sequence ATGAAGATCGCGACATTCAACATCAACAACGTCAACCGCCGCCTGCCCAATCTGTTGGCATGGCTGCGCGCGGCAAAGCCCGATGTCGTCGCGCTTCAGGAATTGAAGGCAAGTGATGGCGAATTTCCGGCGGCCGCGATCGAAAAGGCCGGCTATGGCGCAGTGTGGCGCGGACAGAAGACATGGAACGGCGTCGCCATCCTCGCCCGCAATGCGGAGCCCATTCTCACCCGCGACCGCTTGCCTGGAAGACCGGGCGATCTCGAGGCCCGCTACATCGAGGCCGCCGTGCGCGGCATCATCGTCACCAGCATCTATCTGCCGAACGGCAATCCGCAGCCGGGACCGAAATTCGACTACAAGCTGGACTGGTTCGCGCGGCTGAAGCGCCACGCCAGGAGCTTCATCAAGCAGGATCTGCCCGTGGTGCTCGCCGGCGACTACAACGTCGCGCCAACCGAGATCGACATCTATCCGACGCGCTCATGGGACAAGGACGCGCTGGTCCAGCCGAAGAGCCGCGCGGCCTATGCCTCGCTCGTCGAGCAAGGCTGGTGCGATGCGATCCGCGAGCTGCATCCGGAAAAGCGCGTCTACACGTTCTGGGACTACAAGCGGAACCGCTGGCCGCGCGACGCTGGGCTGCGGCTCGATCATCTCCTGCTGAGCCCTGCGCTGGTCTCACGGCTGACGAAGGCGGGGGTGGACAAGAAGGTGCGCGGCGAGGATGGGGCGAGCGATCACGCGCCGGCATGGGTGGTCTTGAGATGA
- a CDS encoding class I SAM-dependent methyltransferase — protein MDRLLRRFLSQFIRRGSMTVTGSSGSKFTVGDGSGEPIAVRFVTAEAERRILLNPELGLGEAYMDGEFVVEHGTIADALAILLDQPDLLPQWAKPWWHLRYLTRHLKQFNPRSRARHNVAHHYDLDARLYSLFLDADKQYSCAYFETQDATLDDAQLAKKRHIAAKLLVKPGQRVLDIGSGWGGLGLYLAEIAGADVTGVTLSSEQLQIANARAAEKRLAASARFLLQDYRDVEGPFDRIVSVGMLEHVGARFYDTYFQRCAELLREDGVMLLHSIGRSQGPDSTNPWIAKYIFPGGYIPALSEVLPEIERAGLLVCDIEILRLHYAETLKAWRERFMARREEAVQLYDKRFALMWEFYLAACEMTFRKQAMMNFQIQLTRRQGVVPMTRDYMPREEARLRAREGAARPRLKLAGE, from the coding sequence ATGGACCGCTTGTTGCGTCGATTTCTCTCTCAATTCATCCGCCGCGGGTCGATGACGGTGACCGGCTCCAGTGGATCGAAATTCACCGTCGGCGACGGCTCTGGCGAGCCGATCGCGGTACGCTTCGTCACCGCGGAGGCGGAGCGGAGGATCCTCCTCAATCCTGAGCTCGGGCTCGGCGAGGCCTATATGGACGGCGAGTTCGTCGTCGAGCACGGCACCATAGCTGATGCCCTCGCGATCCTGCTCGATCAACCCGACCTGTTGCCGCAATGGGCAAAACCCTGGTGGCACCTGCGTTACCTGACGCGGCATCTGAAGCAATTCAATCCGCGATCGCGCGCCCGCCACAACGTCGCGCATCATTATGATCTCGATGCCCGGCTCTATTCGCTCTTCCTGGATGCCGACAAGCAATATAGCTGCGCCTATTTCGAGACGCAGGACGCGACGCTCGACGACGCGCAGCTCGCCAAGAAGCGGCACATCGCCGCCAAGCTGCTCGTCAAGCCCGGCCAGCGCGTGCTCGACATCGGCTCCGGCTGGGGCGGGCTCGGCCTCTATCTCGCGGAGATCGCGGGCGCCGACGTCACCGGCGTGACGCTGTCGAGCGAGCAGCTGCAGATCGCCAATGCGCGCGCGGCCGAAAAGCGCCTGGCGGCTTCCGCCAGATTCCTGCTCCAGGACTACCGCGACGTCGAAGGCCCGTTCGACCGCATCGTCTCGGTCGGCATGCTCGAGCATGTCGGCGCCCGCTTCTACGACACCTATTTCCAACGCTGCGCCGAGCTGCTCCGCGAGGACGGCGTCATGCTGCTGCATTCGATCGGCCGCTCGCAGGGCCCGGACTCGACCAACCCCTGGATCGCCAAATACATTTTCCCCGGCGGCTACATACCGGCCCTGTCGGAGGTGCTGCCGGAGATCGAGCGCGCCGGCCTGCTGGTCTGCGATATCGAGATCCTGCGCCTGCATTACGCGGAAACGCTGAAGGCCTGGCGGGAACGTTTCATGGCGCGGCGCGAGGAAGCCGTTCAGCTCTACGACAAGCGCTTCGCCCTAATGTGGGAATTCTATCTGGCGGCCTGCGAGATGACGTTCCGCAAGCAGGCCATGATGAACTTCCAGATCCAGCTCACCCGGCGCCAGGGCGTGGTGCCGATGACGCGCGACTACATGCCGCGTGAAGAAGCCCGGCTGCGGGCGCGCGAAGGCGCGGCCAGGCCGAGGCTCAAATTGGCTGGTGAATAG
- the alr gene encoding alanine racemase — MASDPKTISQSGLLSAEASQAAALAAYGGVLTVDLDAIIANWRKLEKTAVPAECSAVIKADAYGCGAAEVARALSKAGCKTFFVATIEEARKVRAAVPEPTIYVLGGYFQNTGEHYAKINCRPVIGDLNELAEWDVFCRRTGWTGGAAIHIDTGMNRLGLTLSEAQAIIPRINAGDHGITLVMSHLVSAEQLNSPVNARQLAAFRGIASEFSGVPAALANSSGIFLGAPFQFDLVRPGAALYGVNPTPEADNPMQPVVDLKARIVQIRTIERGESVGYGGTWTARRPTKLAIIAIGYADGYFRAASSNDGTRGAEVIVAGKRCPVAGRISMDLIAIDITDLPPNAARRGHMVTLLGEGITVDELAHHFGTIGYEVLTSLGHRYARLYKGGNVEEPLTKPVPASTAEQPPSPPPIEQPAAPPPLPT; from the coding sequence ATGGCGTCCGACCCGAAAACCATCTCGCAATCCGGCCTTCTTTCCGCGGAGGCCAGTCAGGCTGCCGCCCTCGCTGCCTATGGCGGCGTGCTGACCGTCGATCTCGACGCCATCATCGCCAACTGGCGCAAGCTCGAGAAGACCGCGGTGCCGGCCGAATGCTCGGCGGTGATCAAGGCCGACGCCTATGGCTGCGGCGCCGCCGAGGTCGCGCGTGCGCTGAGCAAGGCCGGCTGCAAGACCTTTTTCGTCGCCACCATCGAGGAAGCGCGCAAGGTGCGCGCCGCCGTCCCGGAGCCCACGATCTACGTGCTCGGCGGCTATTTCCAGAACACCGGCGAGCACTACGCCAAGATCAATTGCCGTCCGGTCATCGGCGACCTCAACGAGCTCGCCGAATGGGACGTGTTCTGCCGCCGCACCGGCTGGACCGGGGGCGCGGCGATCCATATCGACACCGGCATGAACCGGCTCGGCCTGACATTATCGGAAGCGCAGGCCATCATCCCCCGCATCAATGCCGGCGATCACGGCATCACGCTGGTGATGAGCCATCTGGTCTCGGCCGAGCAGCTCAACAGCCCGGTGAACGCCAGGCAGCTCGCTGCCTTCCGCGGCATCGCCAGCGAGTTCTCCGGCGTGCCGGCGGCGCTCGCCAATTCCTCCGGCATCTTTCTCGGCGCGCCCTTCCAGTTCGACCTGGTGCGGCCGGGCGCCGCCCTCTACGGCGTCAACCCGACGCCGGAGGCCGACAATCCGATGCAGCCGGTGGTCGACCTCAAGGCGCGCATCGTGCAGATCCGCACCATCGAGCGCGGCGAGAGCGTTGGCTATGGCGGCACCTGGACCGCGCGGCGGCCGACCAAGCTCGCGATCATCGCGATCGGTTATGCCGACGGCTATTTCCGCGCCGCCAGCTCCAATGACGGCACCCGCGGTGCCGAAGTCATCGTCGCCGGCAAGCGCTGCCCGGTCGCCGGCCGCATCTCGATGGATCTGATCGCGATCGACATCACCGATCTGCCGCCGAACGCGGCGCGCCGCGGCCATATGGTGACGCTGCTCGGCGAGGGCATCACCGTCGACGAGCTCGCGCATCATTTCGGCACCATCGGCTATGAGGTGCTGACCAGCCTCGGCCACCGCTACGCCCGCCTCTACAAGGGCGGCAATGTGGAGGAGCCGCTGACGAAGCCGGTTCCGGCGAGCACGGCGGAGCAGCCGCCCTCGCCGCCGCCGATCGAGCAGCCCGCGGCGCCGCCGCCGCTGCCCACCTAG
- a CDS encoding replicative DNA helicase has product MALTDSNVLKLAPEPGTPAYRSAPHNIEAEQSLLGAILVNNDAFYRVSDFLEPKHYFEPLHQTIYETAASLIRMGKIATPVTLKTFLPADTDVGGMTIGQYLARLAAEATTIINAQDYGRTIYDLALRRDLIGIGEDMVNVAYDAPVDFAPRAQIEDAERRLYELAESGRYDGGFQKFSQALAVAVDLAAKAFQRDGKLSGISTGMRDLDTKMGGLQHSDLIIVAGRPGMGKTSLATNIAYNVARAYVPELQADGTMKAANGGVIGFFSCEMSADQLATRIVAERTGVPSSHIRRGGISEADFEKIREVSIELQSLPFYVDATGGLSIAQLMARARRLKRQKGLDLLVIDYIQLLSGSGKRNDNRVQEITEITTSLKALAKELNVPVIALSQLSRQVESRDDKRPQLSDLRESGSIEQDADVVLFVYREEYYLAMKEPRPGTPEHEKWQLDMSLAHGKAEVIIGKQRHGPTGTVDLAFEASITRFGDLAPDSQLPVRSGNDY; this is encoded by the coding sequence ATGGCCCTGACTGATTCGAACGTCCTTAAACTCGCGCCCGAGCCCGGCACTCCCGCCTATCGGAGCGCTCCGCATAATATCGAGGCGGAACAGAGCCTTCTGGGCGCGATCCTGGTCAACAATGATGCGTTCTACCGTGTCTCCGACTTCCTCGAGCCGAAGCATTATTTCGAGCCGCTGCACCAGACCATCTACGAGACCGCCGCCAGCCTGATCCGGATGGGCAAGATCGCCACGCCCGTGACGCTGAAGACGTTCCTGCCAGCCGATACCGACGTCGGCGGCATGACCATCGGGCAATATCTTGCGCGTCTCGCGGCCGAAGCGACCACCATCATCAACGCCCAGGACTATGGCCGCACCATCTACGACCTGGCGCTGCGCCGCGACCTGATCGGCATCGGCGAGGACATGGTCAATGTCGCCTACGACGCCCCGGTCGATTTCGCGCCGCGCGCGCAGATCGAGGATGCCGAGCGCCGCCTCTACGAACTCGCCGAATCCGGCCGCTATGACGGCGGCTTCCAGAAATTCTCCCAGGCACTGGCGGTGGCGGTCGATCTCGCCGCAAAGGCGTTCCAGCGCGACGGCAAGCTGTCGGGCATTTCGACGGGCATGCGCGACCTCGACACCAAGATGGGCGGCCTGCAGCACTCCGATCTCATCATCGTCGCGGGCCGTCCCGGCATGGGCAAAACGTCGCTGGCGACCAACATCGCCTACAATGTCGCGCGAGCCTATGTTCCGGAACTCCAGGCCGACGGCACCATGAAGGCCGCCAATGGCGGCGTGATCGGCTTCTTCTCCTGCGAAATGTCGGCCGACCAGCTCGCCACGCGCATCGTGGCCGAGCGCACCGGCGTTCCCTCCTCCCACATCCGCCGCGGCGGCATCTCGGAAGCCGATTTCGAAAAGATCCGGGAGGTCTCGATCGAGCTGCAATCGCTGCCGTTCTATGTCGACGCGACCGGCGGCCTCTCGATCGCGCAGCTGATGGCGCGCGCGCGCCGGCTGAAGCGACAGAAAGGCCTCGACCTGCTGGTGATCGACTACATCCAGCTGCTGTCGGGCTCGGGCAAGCGGAACGATAATCGCGTGCAGGAAATCACGGAGATCACGACCAGCCTGAAGGCGCTGGCGAAGGAACTCAACGTTCCCGTGATCGCGCTGTCGCAGCTGTCACGACAGGTCGAATCCCGCGACGACAAGCGGCCGCAGCTCTCCGACCTCCGTGAATCCGGCTCGATCGAGCAGGACGCCGACGTCGTGCTGTTCGTGTATCGCGAGGAATATTACCTCGCCATGAAGGAGCCGCGCCCGGGCACGCCTGAGCACGAGAAGTGGCAGCTCGACATGAGTCTTGCGCACGGTAAGGCCGAGGTCATCATCGGCAAGCAGCGTCACGGCCCGACCGGCACCGTCGACCTGGCCTTCGAAGCCTCGATCACACGGTTCGGCGACCTCGCCCCTGACAGTCAGCTCCCGGTTCGCAGCGGCAACGACTATTGA
- a CDS encoding cysteine rich repeat-containing protein, which translates to MSKLNFAAFVVVAAISGAASAQSSDPRGACKADYDKFCAGIAPGGGKVIACLDAKRDQLSVSCKTALDGRKKK; encoded by the coding sequence ATGTCCAAGTTGAACTTTGCTGCTTTCGTCGTCGTTGCCGCGATCTCCGGAGCGGCTTCGGCACAATCCTCCGATCCGCGCGGTGCGTGCAAGGCGGACTATGACAAATTCTGCGCCGGCATCGCGCCGGGCGGCGGCAAGGTCATCGCCTGCCTCGACGCCAAGCGCGACCAGCTCAGCGTGTCTTGCAAGACGGCGCTCGACGGCCGGAAGAAGAAGTAA